From one Lycium ferocissimum isolate CSIRO_LF1 chromosome 7, AGI_CSIRO_Lferr_CH_V1, whole genome shotgun sequence genomic stretch:
- the LOC132061939 gene encoding translocase of chloroplast 159, chloroplastic, whose protein sequence is MDSKIYGVPLSTTQGSPSPPPAKVPLFTTSTTGIRAPLTIDDSDFEQKNSSTSSYYGSDTGFDSEGFVSGEDDFDTASERLFVSDQDDQNLEKTNFVNQFVVSRPFVKAPDEEIVSSVGDDDDSRSSLTDPYAETHDNIDEYSDRPFVVADREIVGGHDSNDEYSDKDISLAGNRVVDSAIPLIPIRAQLSWDSEDDDYLSTGVLEDNDVVGAVRIPNAVVLERLDSAPKVRISVVSDSEEDGRESVNFDSKAEDKAEIDTVQNFIMEGGEASVTFEGGKVVYQVASEESILLGQELDNDEKLLAEASQILDTSAEAKSADSFPDLRLSDTTYSIPREENGVSSFGADELNSGNSDSQELESKEDEIYHGSDRQDIATGTETQSDHEPIKDSEVESLECTEISVPPTAEEQVYSSASSSSDVTWSSTVEDDLPKLSDKAQHTEACLNPDIEINCKDIDPVKLFNNEEDNDESLTFDGSDGMKLIIDQLDQQIATADYDGEVSQGHLPKVDGEIVTDSDEESEENELFDAEALAALLRAAAGVGPEGRNATNPSADGMRVFPLELSSSWGSTFHSSRPAQPTNADSFSLSDNKSEGIILSEEEKKKLEKLQQLRVKFLRLIHRLNRSPEDSIAAQVLYRLIRAAGKSASQASSLDSSQNVAMKLEAEDTESLNFSLNILVIGKTGVGKSATINSILGEARSVVDAFVPATADVKEIIGQLDGVTLNILDTPGLRSSLPEQSINRRTLLSIKKYMKKYSPDVILYVDRIDTQSRDLGDVPLLKSISSYLGPSIWRNAIVTLTHAASSPPDGPSGYPVSYEMFVAQGSRIIQQLIDHSIGDQHAMNAGLMSRPFSLVENHPVGPKNAKGEIVLPNGENWRSQLLLLCYSIKILSEVDSIMKDQDLLDHRKLFGFPMRSLPLPYFLSSLLQSNVHPKVEDMASDIELAYSSDSDQEVEEEYDDLPPFRPLRKYQIAKLSKEQKRAYFDEYDYRVKLLQKKQWREELKRLRDTKKKGEAEIGDYMEEGADQETGRVAIPLPDMVLPNSFDGDNPSYRYRSLEPSSQLLARPVMDSQGWDHDCGYDGVSIEDHLAIAGQFPAVVALQLTKDKKEFSIHLDSSVSAKTGERGSTMVGFDIQTVGRQLAYILKGEAKVKNLKTNKTSAGVSITFLGNNLVTGLKLEDQLAIGKQLVVVGSTGTIRSQGNAAYGANLELRLREKDYPVGQDQSSLGLSLMKWRNDVIWGCNLQSQFSVGRNSKIAVRAGLNSKKSGQITVKTSTSDQLQIAILGLLPIARAIMMALFPQKNDGPFSTEK, encoded by the coding sequence ATGGACTCAAAGATTTATGGTGTTCCACTTTCCACAACACAAGGGAGCCCATCTCCCCCACCTGCAAAGGTCCCTCTTTTCACCACCTCAACAACAGGTATTAGAGCTCCTCTTACTATTGATGATTCTGACTTTGAACAAAAGAATAGTTCAACTAGCAGTTATTATGGTAGTGACACTGGTTTTGACTCTGAAGGTTTTGTTAGTGGTGAAGATGACTTTGACACTGCTTCTGAAAGGCTATTTGTGTCTGACCAAGATGACCAAAATCttgaaaaaactaattttgttAACCAATTTGTTGTTTCTAGACCATTTGTTAAAGCCCCAGATGAAGAAATTGTTAGTAGTGTTGGGGATGATGATGACTCTAGGTCTTCTTTAACTGACCCTTATGCAGAAACACATGATAATATTGATGAATATAGCGATAGGCCTTTTGTTGTAGCAGATAGGGAGATTGTTGGAGGACATGATAGTAATGACGAGTATAGCGATAAAGATATTTCTCTTGCCGGAAATAGAGTTGTTGATAGTGCTATTCCTTTGATCCCAATTCGAGCACAGTTGTCCTGGGACAGTGAAGATGATGATTACTTGAGCACTGGTGTTTTAGAAGACAATGATGTTGTAGGTGCCGTTAGGATTCCAAATGCTGTGGTGTTGGAGAGGTTAGATAGTGCTCCGAAAGTTAGAATCTCTGTTGTTTCGGATAGTGAGGAGGATGGAAGAGAGTCTGTGAATTTCGACAGTAAAGCAGAGGATAAAGCTGAAATTGACACTGTTCAGAATTTCATAATGGAGGGAGGTGAGGCTAGTGTTACTTTTGAAGGAGGAAAAGTTGTGTATCAGGTTGCAAGTGAAGAATCTATTTTGTTGGGACAAGAGTTAGACAATGATGAAAAGCTTTTAGCAGAAGCAAGTCAAATTCTTGATACTAGTGCAGAGGCAAAAAGTGCAGATTCGTTTCCTGATTTGAGGCTTTCTGATACTACTTACAGCATCCCaagggaagaaaatggagtATCAAGTTTTGGAGCTGATGAATTGAACTCTGGAAACAGCGACAGTCAGGAATTAGAAAGTAAGGAGGACGAGATTTATCACGGAAGTGATCGTCAGGATATTGCCACTGGAACTGAAACTCAATCCGATCATGAACCCATCAAGGATAGTGAAGTAGAGAGCTTGGAGTGCACTGAAATTTCAGTACCACCAACAGCTGAAGAACAAGTATATTCTAGTGCAAGCTCTTCATCAGATGTAACTTGGTCCTCCACGGTTGAAGATGATCTTCCTAAGTTATCAGATAAAGCACAACACACAGAGGCTTGTTTAAATCCAGACATAGAAATCAACTGCAAAGACATTGATCCAGTCAAATTGTTCAATAATGAAGAAGACAATGATGAAAGTTTGACCTTTGATGGATCAGATGGTATGAAACTTATCATTGATCAGTTGGACCAACAAATAGCCACTGCTGACTATGATGGAGAGGTGTCTCAGGGTCATTTACCAAAGGTTGATGGCGAGATTGTGACGGACTCAGATGAAGAAAGTGAAGAGAATGAGCTGTTTGATGCAGAAGCACTGGCTGCGCTGCTGAGGGCTGCCGCCGGTGTTGGACCTGAAGGTAGAAATGCTACAAATCCATCGGCTGATGGTATGCGGGTTTTTCCTCTGGAGCTTTCTAGTAGCTGGGGATCCACATTTCACTCATCCAGACCTGCTCAGCCAACCAATGCAGATAGTTTCTCCCTATCTGATAATAAGAGTGAAGGTATAATTttgagtgaagaagaaaagaagaagcttGAGAAATTACAACAGTTACGAGTAAAATTTTTGCGGCTCATCCACAGGCTAAACCGGTCTCCTGAAGATTCCATAGCTGCACAGGTCTTATACCGGTTAATTCGCGCTGCAGGGAAGTCAGCCTCTCAAGCATCGAGCCTCGATTCTTCCCAAAATGTAGCTATGAAGTTAGAAGCAGAGGATACAgaaagtttgaatttttctcTGAATATCCTGGTTATTGGTAAAACAGGAGTTGGTAAGAGTGCAACAATAAACTCTATCCTTGGCGAAGCCAGATCAGTGGTAGATGCATTTGTGCCCGCAACTGCCGATGTGAAGGAGATAATTGGACAACTGGATGGAGTTACATTGAACATCTTGGATACTCCTGGTCTCAGATCTTCCCTGCCGGAGCAATCCATTAACCGGAGAACTTTGCTGTCCATAAAGAAATATATGAAGAAATACAGTCCTGATGTAATCCTCTATGTCGACCGCATTGACACACAGTCTAGAGATCTTGGTGATGTACCATTATTGAAGTCCATCAGTAGTTATCTTGGTCCATCAATATGGCGTAACGCCATAGTTACCCTGACACATGCTGCCTCAAGTCCTCCAGATGGACCCTCTGGGTATCCTGTAAGCTATGAAATGTTTGTTGCTCAGGGCTCCCGTATCATTCAACAGTTAATTGACCACTCCATTGGTGATCAGCATGCGATGAATGCTGGGTTGATGAGTCGTCCATTTTCTCTTGTTGAAAACCACCCAGTTGGTCCAAAGAATGCCAAAGGAGAAATAGTGCTCCCAAATGGAGAAAATTGGAGATCACAGTTACTGCTTTTGTGTTACTCGATAAAGATTTTGTCGGAAGTAGATTCCATCATGAAAGATCAGGACCTTCTTGACCACAGAAAGCTTTTTGGCTTCCCCATGCGTTCACTTCCTTTACCATATTTTTTATCTTCACTATTACAATCGAATGTTCATCCTAAAGTCGAGGATATGGCCTCAGACATTGAGCTGGCATATTCATCTGATTCCgaccaagaagttgaagaagaatatGACGACCTTCCACCTTTCAGACCTTTGAGGAAATATCAAATTGCAAAGCTAAGCAAGGAGCAAAAGAGAGCATATTTTGACGAGTATGATTACCGTGTGAAGCTGCTTCAGAAAAAACAATGGAGGGAGGAGTTAAAAAGGCTTAGGGACACGAAGAAGAAAGGCGAGGCAGAGATAGGTGATTACATGGAAGAAGGTGCTGACCAGGAAACAGGGAGAGTAGCAATCCCTTTACCTGACATGGTGCTCCCAAATTCTTTTGATGGGGACAATCCCAGTTATAGATACCGGTCTTTAGAACCTTCGTCTCAACTTCTTGCAAGGCCTGTTATGGACTCCCAGGGCTGGGACCACGATTGTGGATATGATGGTGTGAGCATTGAGGATCACCTCGCCATTGCAGGTCAGTTTCCTGCAGTAGTAGCTCTTCAGCTCACCAAGGACAAGAAAGAGTTCAGCATCCACTTGGATTCATCTGTTTCAGCAAAGACGGGGGAGAGAGGATCAACTATGGTAGGGTTCGACATTCAAACCGTAGGAAGGCAACTTGCCTACATTTTGAAAGGAGAAGCAAAAGTGAAAAATCTGAAAACGAATAAAACATCTGCGGGGGTATCCATTACTTTCTTGGGCAACAATTTAGTGACGGGATTGAAATTGGAGGACCAATTAGCCATTGGTAAACAGTTAGTTGTGGTGGGAAGTACTGGCACCATCAGGTCTCAGGGTAATGCAGCATATGGAGCCAACTTGGAGTTGCGTCTGAGAGAGAAAGATTACCCTGTTGGCCAGGACCAAAGTTCACTCGGCCTTTCTTTGATGAAATGGAGAAATGACGTCATATGGGGATGCAATCTGCAATCTCAGTTCTCTGTGGGAAGGAATTCCAAGATTGCTGTTAGGGCCGGATTAAATAGCAAGAAAAGCGGACAAATCACAGTTAAGACAAGCACCTCAGATCAACTACAGATTGCTATTTTAGGACTTCTGCCAATTGCTAGAGCGATAATGATGGCCCTTTTTCCACAGAAAAATGATGGCCCTTTTTCCACAGAAAAGTGA